From Alienimonas californiensis, a single genomic window includes:
- a CDS encoding DEAD/DEAH box helicase has protein sequence MTLADSLQKQFRADLRFRGAGYLDADRVTQLALTPDKLVAAVQEKAGEFTCDLDRTGGSLRMSCTCPQSGKLGVCKHLWGAVLLADRDKLLTGPVRGGEVPPFAAEDPATSNFGSAWDFDDGDDEDYAVGPGSRSYAAPARGLLGDEPEEEEDEGGVATLRRATAPQEKARSWERALAGVAAEVAAPRKGSSAERQIFYELDLPASRKERRIVIQVSQRQRRASGQWGKLKALRVRPGDLDTIEREEDRTVLAYLFGGVAERDAKDGKETGVFRFHLAHELAERLLPLMCGTGNARILDAGEKAGCLSWDGDEPWELTAALREVSPKESRRKSTAAEDSAAGDNEESDESDEALEVVEPEQEPEEESGPVSLRLAVELTRPDAIRRAEDADLMLPGGLVLLDNVLSPVIDFGAYDLAERIGQSDGIVIPKEEAHEAVEMLFRLPVLPRLELPDDQRLEEVRVEPGRELRISSGSTAGGRLPDRATGAVRFRYDGEPIAGGDPRWAIVNSEARKCLLRDLDAEAAAWDQLRDVGFRRLASKSAGGVDVEIAIGDLGGAVRGLTDAGWLIRADDKPVRQAGELKFQVKSGIDWFELRGDVTFGDATIALPDLLAALARGDDAVRLSDGSLGILPAAWAEQLGLLAGLGSEEEDHLKFTANQAVLLDTLLGAQEEVEYDEQFTALRERLRGLTGVEPAEEPEGFEGVLREYQQNGLGWMRFLQDTNLGGCLADDMGLGKTVQLLALLQGRKRRADEGGDHLPSLVVVPRSLLFNWASEAERFTPELTVVEYTGPDRHRLRDEFSKLDLILTTYGTLRRDVMDLKKQPFDYVVLDEAQTIKNASSQVSKAARLLKARHRLALSGTPIENHVGDLWSIFEFLNPGMLGRSSLFRRYAADPEDKQARDLLAKGIGPFVLRRTKAEVATDLPAKTEMTLSVELEGEQRRLYEELRDHYRQSLLGSVKEQGLGKTRMHVLEALLRLRQAACHPALLGEDNASIQSAKVEALIPKLLELIDEGHKALVFSQFTSFLGLVRERLEQEGIRHEYLDGRTRDRGERVERFQNDDGLGVFLISLKAGGLGLNLTSADYVFLLDPWWNPAVEAQAIDRSHRVGQERPVFAYRLIARDTIEEKIAELQKKKTELADAVLNQEESVVSGLSVEDVERLLS, from the coding sequence ATGACGCTGGCCGATTCGCTCCAAAAACAGTTCCGGGCCGACTTGCGGTTCCGCGGCGCCGGGTATCTCGACGCCGACCGCGTCACCCAACTGGCGCTCACGCCGGACAAGCTCGTCGCGGCGGTGCAGGAGAAGGCGGGGGAGTTCACCTGCGATCTCGACCGCACCGGCGGCTCGCTGCGGATGAGCTGCACCTGTCCGCAGTCCGGAAAACTGGGCGTCTGCAAGCACCTGTGGGGCGCCGTCCTGCTGGCCGACCGCGACAAGCTGCTCACCGGCCCGGTGCGGGGCGGGGAAGTGCCCCCCTTCGCCGCCGAGGACCCGGCCACCTCCAACTTCGGCTCCGCCTGGGACTTCGACGACGGCGACGACGAGGACTACGCCGTCGGCCCCGGCTCCCGCTCGTATGCGGCCCCGGCCCGCGGTCTGCTGGGGGACGAACCGGAGGAAGAGGAGGACGAGGGCGGCGTCGCCACGCTGAGGCGGGCCACCGCGCCGCAGGAGAAGGCTCGCTCCTGGGAGCGGGCCCTCGCCGGCGTCGCCGCGGAGGTCGCCGCCCCCCGCAAAGGCAGCAGCGCCGAACGCCAGATCTTCTACGAGTTGGACCTGCCCGCCAGCCGCAAGGAGCGGCGGATCGTCATTCAGGTCTCGCAGCGGCAGCGCCGGGCCAGCGGCCAGTGGGGCAAGCTGAAGGCCCTCCGCGTCCGCCCCGGCGATCTCGACACCATCGAACGGGAGGAGGACCGCACCGTCCTCGCCTACCTGTTCGGCGGCGTCGCCGAGCGGGACGCCAAGGACGGCAAGGAGACCGGCGTCTTCCGCTTTCACCTCGCCCACGAACTCGCCGAGCGCCTGCTCCCGCTGATGTGCGGCACCGGCAACGCCCGCATCCTCGACGCCGGCGAAAAGGCTGGGTGCCTGAGTTGGGACGGCGACGAGCCGTGGGAGCTCACCGCGGCCCTGCGGGAAGTCTCCCCGAAAGAGTCACGTCGGAAGTCCACGGCGGCGGAGGACTCCGCCGCGGGAGACAATGAGGAGTCCGATGAGTCGGATGAAGCACTTGAAGTCGTGGAGCCGGAACAGGAACCGGAAGAGGAGAGCGGTCCCGTCTCCCTGCGGCTCGCGGTCGAACTGACGCGGCCGGACGCCATCCGCAGGGCCGAAGACGCCGACCTGATGCTGCCTGGCGGCTTGGTGCTGTTGGACAACGTCCTCAGCCCGGTGATCGACTTCGGCGCCTACGACCTCGCCGAGCGCATCGGCCAGTCGGACGGCATCGTCATCCCGAAGGAGGAGGCGCACGAGGCGGTCGAAATGCTGTTCCGCCTGCCGGTGCTCCCCCGCCTCGAACTGCCGGACGACCAGCGCCTAGAAGAGGTGCGAGTCGAGCCGGGCCGCGAATTGCGGATTTCCAGCGGCTCCACCGCCGGCGGACGTCTGCCGGACCGGGCGACCGGGGCGGTGCGGTTCCGCTACGACGGCGAACCGATCGCTGGCGGCGATCCCCGCTGGGCGATTGTCAACAGCGAGGCCCGCAAGTGCCTGCTGCGGGACCTCGACGCCGAGGCCGCCGCGTGGGACCAGCTCCGCGACGTCGGCTTCCGCCGCCTCGCCAGTAAATCGGCCGGCGGCGTGGACGTGGAAATCGCCATCGGCGACCTCGGCGGCGCCGTCCGCGGCCTCACCGACGCCGGCTGGCTGATCCGCGCCGACGACAAGCCGGTCCGGCAGGCCGGCGAGCTGAAGTTCCAGGTCAAAAGCGGCATCGACTGGTTCGAGCTGCGGGGCGACGTCACCTTCGGCGACGCCACGATCGCTTTGCCGGACCTGCTTGCGGCGTTGGCACGCGGCGACGACGCGGTCCGGCTCTCCGACGGCTCTCTCGGCATCCTGCCGGCGGCCTGGGCGGAGCAGCTCGGCCTGCTCGCCGGGCTCGGCAGTGAGGAGGAGGATCATCTCAAGTTCACCGCCAACCAAGCCGTCCTGCTGGATACCCTGCTGGGCGCTCAGGAGGAGGTGGAGTACGACGAGCAGTTCACCGCACTCCGCGAACGCCTCCGCGGCCTCACCGGCGTGGAGCCGGCAGAGGAGCCCGAGGGCTTCGAGGGCGTCCTCCGGGAGTACCAGCAGAACGGCCTCGGCTGGATGCGGTTCCTACAGGACACCAACCTCGGCGGTTGCCTCGCGGACGACATGGGCCTCGGCAAGACCGTCCAACTGCTGGCCCTGCTCCAGGGCCGCAAGCGGCGGGCGGACGAGGGCGGCGATCATCTGCCGTCGCTGGTCGTCGTGCCGCGTTCGCTGCTGTTCAACTGGGCCAGCGAGGCTGAGCGCTTCACCCCGGAGCTGACGGTCGTCGAATACACCGGCCCGGACCGCCACCGCCTGCGGGACGAGTTTTCCAAGCTCGATCTGATCCTCACCACCTACGGCACGCTCCGCCGGGACGTGATGGACCTGAAAAAGCAGCCCTTCGATTACGTCGTGCTGGACGAGGCCCAGACGATCAAGAACGCCTCCTCGCAGGTCTCCAAGGCGGCTCGGCTGCTCAAGGCCCGGCACCGGCTGGCGCTCTCCGGCACGCCGATCGAGAACCACGTCGGCGACCTGTGGAGCATTTTCGAGTTCCTGAACCCGGGCATGCTCGGACGCAGTTCGCTGTTCCGCCGCTACGCCGCCGACCCTGAGGACAAGCAGGCCCGCGACCTGCTGGCCAAGGGCATCGGCCCGTTCGTGCTCCGCCGCACCAAGGCGGAGGTCGCCACCGACCTGCCCGCCAAGACCGAAATGACTCTCTCCGTCGAACTGGAGGGCGAACAGCGTCGGCTCTACGAGGAACTGCGGGACCACTACCGGCAGAGCCTGCTGGGCAGCGTCAAGGAGCAGGGCCTCGGCAAGACGCGGATGCACGTGCTCGAAGCGCTGCTCCGCCTCCGCCAGGCCGCCTGCCACCCGGCCTTGCTCGGGGAGGACAACGCGTCGATCCAGTCCGCGAAGGTCGAGGCACTCATTCCCAAGCTGCTGGAACTGATCGACGAGGGGCACAAAGCCCTCGTCTTCAGTCAGTTCACCAGCTTCCTCGGCCTCGTGCGGGAGCGGCTCGAACAGGAGGGCATCCGCCACGAATACCTCGACGGCCGCACCCGCGACCGCGGGGAGCGGGTCGAACGATTCCAGAACGACGACGGGCTCGGCGTGTTCCTCATCAGCCTGAAGGCCGGCGGCCTCGGCCTGAACCTCACCAGTGCCGACTACGTCTTCCTGCTGGACCCCTGGTGGAACCCCGCCGTGGAGGCCCAGGCGATCGACCGCAGTCACCGCGTCGGCCAGGAGCGCCCGGTCTTCGCCTACCGCCTGATCGCCCGCGACACGATCGAGGAGAAGATCGCGGAGCTCCAGAAGAAAAAGACCGAGTTGGCGGACGCCGTGCTGAACCAGGAGGAAAGCGTCGTCAGCGGACTCAGCGTCGAGGACGTTGAGCGCCTCCTGTCCTAA